The Haloarcula rubripromontorii region GAAGAACCAGCTGGACTTCCACGAGACGCTGGAGGAGACCAGCGAGGACCTCTATCACCGCTTCGAGGAAGAGCACCTCGCGGGGCTCCAGTCGGCCTACGAGAACGGCGAGGACGACGCGGCCGGAACCCACCACGACGGCGTCCTCGCGGCGCTGCTGGAGTTCGAGTCTGCTCACAGCGCCGCCGTTGCCAGCGGGTCCGGCGCGACATACATGGCCGGCCTCACATTCGACGCGGCGGCAACGAGTACGCTCGGGAACGCCGACCGCGCGGCGGCGACCGCGCAGGAGGCCCTTGCGTTCTTCGAGTCGGGAGCCGCCGGCTACCACGAGGCACTCGAAGATGCGAACGAAGACCTGTATCACCGCTTTGAGGACGAGGCGCTCGGGGGCGTCATCTCCGCTGCGAACGATGGCGGCGACGTGTACGCGGCCGCGAAGACGTTCTACGGCGCGGCCATCGAATCGGTGACGGCCGTCGTCGGGTCGAGCAGCGGCGAGACCGGTGCCGCGGCCGCGAGCATCGTCAGCGACGTGTTCGCGACCTTCGAGAACGCCGCGGTGCACGACAAACTCGAGAACGCAGACGCGGCGGCATACGAAGGCTACGAGGCCGCGCTGAACGACTATGTCGCCGGTCTGGAGAGCGGGTCGACCGACGGCGCGACCGCGTTCGCAGACGCCGCCCGAACTGCAGCCTTCGCCGTCGTCGGCGCTGTCGACAGCGCCCCGAGCGGTTCCGGCGGCCACGGCGGCGAGGAGTCCGAGGAGACCGAATCCTCACTGTCCGGCGGCCCGAACGTCGTCGAAGGCGTTCCGGAGGACGCCGACCACGTCGTTGACATGCAGGCCGTAGCGTTCAATCCGGAGGAACTCACCGTCAGCGTCGGCGACAAGGTCGCCTGGAAACACGCCGGTGGCGAGGCACACAACGTCGTCGCATACGAGGAGGAACTCCCGGAGGGTGCGACCTACTGGGCCTCCGGCGGGTTCGAAAGCGAGTCGGCCGCACGCGAGGGCTGGGAGAACGGGAAGGGGGCCGTTCAGTCCGGCCAGAGTTACGTTCACACGTTCGAAACGGCCGGCGAGCACGGATACTTCTGCGTGCCGCACGAGGCCGCGGGGATGGTTGGCACTGTCGTTGTCGAGGAATAACTGACACCGTATTTTTTGGCCCGCCTAGAAACCGATGGCTTTTTGTGTTTTAGGGTAGCCTAAACAATTGTATGCCGGACGAACAGGCCACATCGAGGCGGGATATCTGTCGCCGTAGCGAGTCGGGTACTGCCGTCCCTGTCGTCCGCGCAAACGCCGCCCGACGGGAGGTGAGAGCCAGGACGTGACCGGGCCTTGACCTGTCAGTCTCGACCATCTTTCGCGGCGACGACCACCGTGGGCATAGCCCGTCGCCGCGCGCCACGAGCTTTTCGTGTCTGTCCCGTGGGCGTCTCGCCCCAAGGACGCCCCATTTCAGGTCCTTTGCCGTGGACCACGCTGGAACCACTGATTCTCGTCAGCCGCCGGTAGGCGCTACGTCCGCACCGGCGTCGTCTTTTCGGACAGGCATTTTGTTTCCACCAGCCCTAGCACCGGGTATGAGCGACGAGGAACCAGTGGAGAACATCAGCGGCGGGGCCGCTGGCGGCGGCCAGTCGGCCACGTTCGACCCGGAGACGGCGGGCACGCGGGCCGAAGCCGTCGTGGACTGCCTCGGCGACCTGTACTGGCAGAAGACCTACGGCGGCCGGGACGCCTTCGAGTGTCTCGTCCGGACGATTCTCAGCCAGAACACCTCCGACAAGGCCAGCCAGCCCGCCCACAACGAACTGATGGCGCGGTACGGGGGCGGCGACGACACCGACCTCGCCCGCGCGCTGGCCGAGGCCGACCAGCCCGAACTCGCCGAGACCATTTCCTCGGCCGGGCTCTACAACCAGAAGTCCGAGCGCATCATCGCCCTCGCCCAGCGCATCTGCGAGGAGTACGACGGCGAGGCTGGCTTCGACGAGTTCGTCAGGGAGGGCGATCCCGATGAGGTTCGGTCGACGCTGCTCGACATGAACGGCGTCGGCCCGAAGACCGCCGACTGCGTCCTGCTGTTCGCGGGCGGCCGCGGCGGCGTGTTTCCGGTGGACACGCACGTCCACCGCATCGCCCGACGGATGGGGCTGGCCCCGGCAGAGGCCGACCACGAGACCGTCCGTGAGTATCTGGAACGCGACGTACCGGCCGAGAAGTGCGGCTTCGGCCACACCGCGATGATTCAGTTCGGCCGCGAGTACTGCTCGGCCAGAAAGCCGGCCTGTCTGGACGACCCCGACGCCTGTCCGCTCGCGGGCCACTGCGACCAGGTCGGCGTGTATCCGGCCTCCGGTGACGTTGTCGACCCCGCCGAGGCGGAGTGACGGAACCGAGACCGCGTTTTCAGCTTCGAGCGGCGAGTACGAATCGCCGATAGCGCGGGGACGCTGTGGCCGTCAGAAGCCACGCACAGACCGGCGCTAATCAGTCACTCGCGGTGGCCCCAGCGCTCCCCGTCGTCGGCGTAGCGGGCGCTCACGATGCGGTTGAACTGCTCGTCGGACAGCGAGATGTCGGTCGCGCCGACGTTCTCGTCGAGCTGGTCGACGGTGCGAGCGCCGACGATGGGGACGCAGGTGATGTCCGGCTGTTCGATGAGCCAGCGCAGTGCCAC contains the following coding sequences:
- a CDS encoding endonuclease III domain-containing protein, encoding MSDEEPVENISGGAAGGGQSATFDPETAGTRAEAVVDCLGDLYWQKTYGGRDAFECLVRTILSQNTSDKASQPAHNELMARYGGGDDTDLARALAEADQPELAETISSAGLYNQKSERIIALAQRICEEYDGEAGFDEFVREGDPDEVRSTLLDMNGVGPKTADCVLLFAGGRGGVFPVDTHVHRIARRMGLAPAEADHETVREYLERDVPAEKCGFGHTAMIQFGREYCSARKPACLDDPDACPLAGHCDQVGVYPASGDVVDPAEAE